In Populus trichocarpa isolate Nisqually-1 chromosome 12, P.trichocarpa_v4.1, whole genome shotgun sequence, a genomic segment contains:
- the LOC112323543 gene encoding uncharacterized protein LOC112323543, with protein MIISSMYNPTYENGIPIFYNQPSKIWKDIMSIVQTDVHHVFTNHCKFMVGNGSLTSFWLDNWIGDYPLKTAFPRLYLLSSSKSALVADMGRWSNGIWLWSLQWRRPLFHFEQEQLSLLSSLLESKPMFCHKMDKKIWTLNSDGLFSVKSCSKMMDQLLYGGAKPFQSSVWIKLTPPKVQLFLWLLVQDKVTTRDFLFQHDYLTLQESRCAFYNKSLESSSHLFIHCHFTWNIWMKLLSNRGFCSVFPKSVDDMCYQWSSMVKGKWQNLSWQLLFSCVVWNLWLHRNDVIFNDAPPNLQICFSMVRQSIALWLRLDSNSLELNI; from the coding sequence ATGATTATCTCTTCAATGTACAATCCAACTTATGAGAATGGGATCCCAATTTTCTACAACCAACCCTCCAAGATCTGGAAGGATATTATGTCCATTGTTCAAACTGACGTTCACCACGTCTTCACGAATCATTGCAAATTCATGGTGGGGAATGGTAGTTTAACATCCTTTTGGCTAGACAACTGGATTGGTGACTACCCTCTCAAAACAGCCTTCCCTAGGCTATATCTTTTGTCTTCCTCTAAATCTGCTTTGGTGGCTGACATGGGTAGATGGAGCAATGGAATCTGGCTCTGGTCCTTACAATGGCGCAgacctctatttcattttgaaCAAGAACAACTATCACTTTTATCATCCTTGCTGGAATCCAAGCCAATGTTCTGCCACAAGATGGATAAGAAAATATGGACCCTCAACAGCGATGGCCTCTTCAGTGTAAAATCTTGCTCCAAAATGATGGACCAACTGCTCTACGGTGGTGCCAAACCATTCCAATCTTCTGTTTGGATAAAACTAACCCCACCAAAAGTGCAACTTTTCCTTTGGCTTCTTGTCCAAGACAAAGTAACCACAAGAGATTTTCTATTTCAGCATGACTACCTAACCCTTCAGGAGTCAAGATGCGCTTTCTACAATAAAAGCTTGGAATCTTCAAGTCACCTCTTCATTCACTGCCACTTCACTTGGAATATATGGATGAAACTGCTTTCTAATCGGGGcttttgcagtgtttttccaaaatCTGTTGATGATATGTGCTACCAATGGTCTTCTATGGTTAAAGGCAAGTGGCAGAATCTCTCATGGCAGCTTCTTTTCTCATGCGTTGTTTGGAATCTTTGGCTTCAccgaaatgatgttattttcaaTGACGCTCCCCCTAACCTTCAAATCTGTTTCTCCATGGTGCGCCAAAGTATTGCTTTATGGCTGAGGCTTGATTCCAACTCTTTAGAGCTTAATATATAG